One segment of Variovorax sp. V93 DNA contains the following:
- the nosP gene encoding nitric oxide-sensing protein NosP, which yields MTETDCIRKAHSCAADPRKAAQEFHAMVAQPGMALVIFYCSSEYDLDALADEMKRLFGDVPVAGCTTAGEIGPAGLRDHSLAGASFPASHFRVAAGQVEQLQQFKVEAGQDFAQALLHELLAAGPPGDADHSFALLLIDGLSLREEPVTRAFQTALGRLPLLGGSAGDGMKFDQTQVYWNGRFCSDCAVLVLVASRMPFRIFKTQHIVATDDRLVVTEADAASRTVKEINGLPASQEYARMLGIDASDLDPSRFAAWPVVLTIGGTTYVRSIQKANPDGSLTFFCAIENGLVLRVAKGVDLLENLQQAFAGIRAEIGPPQLVLGYDCILRKLEIAQSSAKDRIGELLQENNTVGFHTYGEQFRGVHVNQTLVGIAFGTNGGEASHV from the coding sequence ATGACGGAGACGGACTGCATACGCAAAGCCCACTCCTGCGCGGCGGACCCCCGCAAGGCCGCGCAGGAATTCCATGCCATGGTGGCGCAGCCCGGCATGGCGCTGGTGATCTTCTACTGCTCCAGCGAATACGACCTCGATGCGCTTGCCGACGAGATGAAGCGCCTGTTCGGCGACGTGCCGGTCGCGGGCTGCACCACGGCCGGGGAAATCGGCCCCGCCGGATTGCGCGACCACAGCCTTGCGGGTGCGAGCTTTCCGGCCAGCCACTTCAGGGTGGCGGCAGGCCAGGTCGAACAGCTGCAGCAGTTCAAGGTGGAAGCCGGCCAGGACTTCGCCCAGGCGCTGCTGCATGAGCTGCTGGCCGCGGGCCCGCCCGGCGATGCGGACCACAGCTTCGCGCTGCTGCTGATCGACGGCCTGTCGCTGCGCGAGGAACCCGTCACACGCGCCTTCCAGACCGCACTGGGCAGGCTTCCCCTGCTCGGCGGTTCGGCCGGCGACGGCATGAAGTTCGACCAGACCCAGGTCTACTGGAACGGCCGGTTCTGCTCCGACTGCGCGGTGCTGGTGCTGGTGGCGTCGCGCATGCCGTTTCGCATTTTCAAGACGCAGCACATCGTCGCCACCGACGACAGGCTGGTCGTGACCGAGGCGGACGCCGCCTCGCGCACCGTCAAGGAAATCAACGGCCTTCCGGCCAGCCAGGAGTACGCGCGAATGCTCGGCATCGATGCCTCCGACCTGGACCCTTCGCGCTTCGCGGCCTGGCCGGTGGTGCTGACGATCGGCGGCACCACCTATGTGCGCTCGATCCAGAAGGCCAATCCGGATGGCAGCCTGACTTTTTTCTGTGCGATCGAGAACGGCCTGGTGCTGCGGGTGGCCAAGGGCGTGGACCTGCTGGAGAACCTGCAGCAGGCCTTCGCCGGCATCCGCGCCGAGATCGGACCGCCGCAGCTGGTGCTGGGCTACGACTGCATCCTGCGCAAGCTGGAGATCGCACAGAGCAGCGCGAAGGACCGCATCGGCGAACTCCTGCAGGAGAACAACACGGTCGGCTTCCACACCTATGGCGAGCAGTTCCGCGGCGTGCACGTCAACCAGACGCTGGTCGGCATCGCATTCGGCACTAACGGCGGGGAGGCCAGCCATGTCTGA
- the phnG gene encoding phosphonate C-P lyase system protein PhnG, with translation MFHGFDTEPAARPLRRAQWLAMLARAPVSLLEPALAQHAETPPQWLRAPETGLVMVQGRAGGTGERFNLGEVTVTRCALRLGGDAPQPGAAVGVAYVLGRSHRHAQLAAVADALLQDPAQQAALDARLLAPVRAHLSALRAQRHARAQASKVEFFTVAREAGGADMDEDDSE, from the coding sequence ATGTTTCATGGCTTTGACACAGAACCCGCCGCGCGTCCGCTGCGCCGCGCGCAGTGGCTCGCGATGCTGGCGCGCGCGCCCGTCTCGCTGCTCGAGCCCGCGCTCGCGCAGCACGCCGAGACCCCGCCGCAGTGGCTGCGCGCACCGGAGACCGGCCTGGTGATGGTGCAGGGCCGTGCCGGCGGCACGGGCGAGCGCTTCAACCTGGGCGAGGTGACGGTCACGCGCTGCGCGCTGCGTCTCGGTGGCGATGCGCCGCAGCCGGGCGCCGCGGTAGGCGTGGCCTATGTGCTCGGCCGCTCGCACCGCCATGCGCAACTCGCGGCCGTGGCCGACGCGCTGCTGCAGGACCCGGCGCAGCAGGCCGCGCTCGATGCCCGGCTGCTGGCGCCGGTGCGTGCGCATCTCTCGGCGCTGCGCGCGCAGCGCCATGCCCGCGCGCAGGCCAGCAAGGTCGAGTTCTTCACGGTGGCGCGCGAAGCCGGCGGCGCCGACATGGACGAGGACGATTCCGAATGA
- a CDS encoding sensor histidine kinase: protein MSETATQQRPGAQALSPTDEIARLNKIIQALMDRAERSANAQGSDFNLFQTTIMLEEQVLSRTAELEAALRENEEVNRVLRKTQADLVAAARSAGMAEIATNVLHNVGNVLNSVNVSAGLILSKVRASKVEGLARAVQLMNAHADDLGTFLASDAKGKMLPGYLMQLTPLLVAEQRAVVDELVALTKSVDHIKEIIAAQQAHAGASSLVEAIRIHEVVEDALRMNAGGPARHQVVMQSDLARIPELPLDRGRVLQVLTNLVRNARQAMEAAADDSAKLMLDAEIVEDETLRIRVADTGVGIAPENLTRVFVHGFTTKKDGHGFGLHSAAIAAREMGGTLAVHSDGPGTGATFTLELPIRKAGQTP, encoded by the coding sequence ATGTCTGAGACTGCAACGCAGCAGCGCCCCGGCGCGCAGGCGCTGTCCCCGACGGACGAGATCGCACGGCTCAACAAGATCATCCAGGCCCTGATGGACCGTGCCGAGCGCAGCGCCAATGCGCAGGGCTCCGACTTCAACCTCTTCCAGACCACCATCATGCTGGAGGAGCAGGTGCTCAGCCGCACCGCCGAGCTGGAAGCGGCGCTGCGCGAGAACGAGGAGGTCAACCGGGTGCTGCGCAAGACGCAGGCCGACCTGGTGGCCGCGGCGCGCTCGGCCGGCATGGCCGAGATCGCCACCAACGTGCTGCACAACGTGGGCAACGTGCTCAACAGCGTCAACGTATCCGCCGGGCTGATCCTCTCCAAGGTTCGCGCGTCCAAGGTGGAAGGGCTCGCGCGCGCGGTGCAATTGATGAACGCGCATGCGGACGACCTGGGCACCTTCCTCGCCTCCGACGCCAAGGGCAAGATGCTCCCGGGCTACCTGATGCAGCTGACACCGCTCCTGGTGGCGGAGCAGCGCGCCGTCGTCGACGAACTGGTGGCCCTGACCAAGAGCGTCGACCACATCAAGGAGATCATCGCCGCGCAGCAGGCCCATGCCGGCGCCTCCAGCCTGGTCGAGGCGATACGGATCCACGAGGTGGTCGAGGATGCATTGCGCATGAACGCTGGTGGCCCGGCGCGCCACCAGGTGGTGATGCAGAGCGACCTCGCACGGATCCCCGAGCTCCCGCTGGACAGGGGCCGCGTGCTGCAGGTGCTGACGAACCTGGTGCGCAATGCCAGGCAAGCGATGGAGGCGGCGGCGGACGACAGCGCGAAGCTCATGCTGGATGCGGAGATCGTGGAGGACGAGACGCTGCGCATCCGCGTGGCGGACACGGGGGTCGGCATCGCCCCGGAAAACCTGACGCGGGTGTTCGTGCACGGGTTCACGACCAAGAAGGACGGCCACGGCTTCGGCCTGCACAGCGCCGCGATCGCGGCGCGCGAGATGGGCGGCACGCTGGCCGTCCACAGCGACGGGCCCGGCACCGGCGCCACCTTCACGCTCGAACTTCCGATCAGAAAGGCGGGACAAACGCCATGA
- a CDS encoding DUF1045 domain-containing protein translates to MTEAVSRRRGAAHRYAAYFAPATGSAWWEAGSHWLGRCAARGQPLPQPAIDGLPPARQQALTAAPRRYGWHATLKAPFALPSHLDAASLRTGIRHICKAWEPFDMPALRVVRLDDFLALVPAAPSRALNAMASACVTGLHAFAAPLPPAELQRRRASGLTPEEDALLQRWGYPFVLDRFRFHLSLTGSLREADEAEVQALHDAAQRHFGALPAQRFDAISLFAEPVPQADFMCIEQMAFGA, encoded by the coding sequence ATGACTGAGGCCGTGTCCCGCAGGCGCGGCGCAGCGCATCGCTATGCAGCCTATTTCGCGCCGGCCACTGGCAGCGCGTGGTGGGAGGCCGGCAGCCACTGGCTCGGACGCTGTGCGGCGCGCGGGCAGCCGCTGCCGCAACCGGCCATCGACGGCCTGCCGCCCGCGCGGCAGCAGGCACTGACGGCCGCGCCGCGGCGCTATGGCTGGCATGCCACGCTGAAGGCGCCCTTCGCCCTGCCCTCGCACCTGGACGCGGCCTCGCTGCGCACGGGCATCCGCCACATCTGCAAGGCCTGGGAACCTTTCGACATGCCGGCACTGCGGGTGGTGCGGCTCGACGATTTTTTGGCGCTCGTGCCCGCAGCGCCCAGCCGCGCGCTGAATGCGATGGCCAGCGCCTGTGTGACCGGCCTGCACGCCTTCGCCGCGCCGCTGCCGCCGGCCGAACTGCAGCGCCGCCGCGCGAGCGGGCTCACGCCCGAGGAAGACGCATTGCTGCAGCGGTGGGGCTACCCGTTCGTGCTCGACCGCTTCCGCTTCCACCTCTCGCTGACCGGATCGCTGCGCGAGGCCGACGAGGCCGAGGTGCAGGCGCTGCACGACGCGGCGCAACGGCACTTCGGCGCGCTGCCTGCGCAACGCTTCGATGCGATCAGCCTGTTCGCGGAGCCCGTGCCGCAAGCCGACTTCATGTGCATCGAACAGATGGCGTTCGGTGCATGA
- the phnN gene encoding phosphonate metabolism protein/1,5-bisphosphokinase (PRPP-forming) PhnN has protein sequence MNAAATGRLVYVVGPSGAGKDSVIDWLRQQLPQDARVHFARRTITRAVQPGGEQHDSVDVAAFMRLRDAGAFAMHWEANALLYGIARAELAGRSDGRTVIVNGSRAYLPEAVRLFPELVIAHITADAQTLRSRLLARRRETAQMVDARVRRALDFQLPPGIAAIEVRNDAALADAGAQLQRALKTWQCL, from the coding sequence ATGAACGCCGCAGCGACCGGCCGCCTGGTCTATGTGGTCGGCCCCTCGGGCGCAGGCAAGGACAGCGTCATCGACTGGCTGCGGCAGCAGCTGCCGCAGGACGCCCGCGTGCACTTCGCGCGGCGCACGATCACGCGCGCGGTGCAGCCCGGGGGCGAGCAGCATGACAGCGTCGACGTGGCCGCGTTCATGCGGCTGCGCGATGCCGGCGCGTTCGCGATGCACTGGGAGGCCAATGCCCTGCTCTACGGCATTGCGCGCGCCGAACTCGCCGGGCGCAGCGACGGCCGGACCGTGATCGTGAACGGCTCACGCGCCTACCTGCCCGAAGCCGTGCGTCTCTTTCCCGAACTGGTCATCGCCCACATCACGGCCGACGCCCAGACGCTGCGCAGCCGCCTGCTCGCACGCCGGCGCGAAACCGCGCAGATGGTGGATGCGCGCGTGCGAAGAGCACTCGACTTCCAGCTGCCGCCGGGCATCGCGGCCATCGAGGTCCGCAACGATGCTGCGCTCGCCGACGCGGGCGCTCAACTGCAGCGTGCGTTGAAGACATGGCAGTGCCTGTGA
- a CDS encoding TRAP transporter substrate-binding protein encodes MKKALLLLVAAWGLAAPAVHAEPVVLSLVHAAAITHPAHLAALQFAKRVEERTHGQVRTEIFPASQLGSENELLQKVRLGAIDMDVTSMNYLIKYEKTFSVVVMPYLFDSYAHAHRVLDGPAMNWLAPLAEKQGFVILSNWEWGFRNITNNKRPINVPEDVRGLRVRVPPVAELEATMEALGAQVSKVGFKELPQALSQGLVDGQENPLNVIYYNKLYEVQKHLALTRHVYYNTLHLMSTRTWAKLTPAEQAIVREESKAAGDGMRRKIIAEEEELIAKMIAAGVKVTRPDPAPFRAATQGAREEIRRFAGDENVRTFLKMVDAERRQ; translated from the coding sequence ATGAAAAAAGCACTTCTGCTGCTTGTCGCGGCCTGGGGCCTCGCGGCACCGGCCGTGCATGCCGAGCCCGTCGTGCTCTCGCTGGTGCACGCCGCCGCGATCACGCACCCGGCCCATCTGGCGGCGCTGCAGTTCGCCAAGCGGGTCGAGGAGCGCACCCACGGGCAGGTCCGCACCGAGATCTTTCCCGCTTCCCAGCTCGGCAGCGAGAACGAACTGCTGCAGAAAGTCAGGCTGGGCGCGATCGACATGGACGTGACCTCGATGAACTACCTCATCAAGTACGAGAAGACGTTCTCCGTCGTCGTCATGCCGTATCTCTTCGACAGCTATGCGCACGCCCACCGCGTGCTCGATGGCCCGGCCATGAACTGGCTCGCGCCGCTGGCCGAGAAGCAGGGCTTCGTCATCCTGTCCAACTGGGAATGGGGATTCCGCAACATCACCAACAACAAGCGCCCGATCAACGTGCCCGAGGACGTGAGAGGCCTCAGGGTGCGCGTTCCGCCCGTCGCGGAACTCGAGGCCACGATGGAAGCGCTGGGCGCCCAGGTCAGCAAGGTCGGCTTCAAGGAACTTCCCCAGGCGCTGTCGCAGGGCCTGGTCGACGGCCAGGAGAACCCGCTCAACGTCATCTACTACAACAAGTTGTACGAGGTGCAGAAGCACCTCGCCCTGACCCGCCATGTGTACTACAACACGCTCCACCTCATGAGCACCAGGACCTGGGCGAAGCTCACGCCGGCCGAGCAGGCGATCGTGCGTGAAGAGAGCAAGGCGGCGGGCGACGGCATGCGCAGGAAGATCATTGCCGAAGAGGAGGAGCTGATCGCAAAGATGATTGCCGCCGGCGTGAAGGTCACGCGCCCCGACCCGGCGCCGTTCCGCGCGGCCACGCAGGGCGCCCGGGAGGAGATCAGGCGCTTCGCGGGCGACGAGAACGTGCGCACGTTCCTGAAGATGGTCGACGCAGAGCGAAGGCAGTGA
- the phnH gene encoding phosphonate C-P lyase system protein PhnH, translating into MNANMLSTLGAGFTDAALGSQAVFRSALQALSHPGRIVELSHDAQAPSQGHGASAALLLALLDPDCRLWLSPSLAGSDAAAWLRFHTGCVLVEEPAQAQFAWIGQGDACPPLDAFAQGSDAYPDQSATCVIDVMEVSAPAEGNLPRWTLRGPGIQDRTVLAVEGLAPAFAAQWSANHALFPRGVDVFLAAPRRIAGLPRTTRIEQEA; encoded by the coding sequence ATGAACGCGAACATGCTTTCCACCCTGGGCGCGGGATTCACCGATGCCGCGCTCGGCAGCCAGGCGGTGTTCCGTTCGGCGCTGCAGGCACTCTCGCATCCGGGCCGCATCGTCGAGCTGTCGCACGATGCGCAGGCGCCGTCGCAGGGGCACGGCGCCTCGGCCGCGCTGCTGCTGGCGCTGCTCGATCCCGACTGCCGCCTCTGGCTGTCGCCGTCGCTCGCGGGCAGCGACGCGGCCGCATGGCTGCGCTTTCACACCGGCTGCGTGCTGGTCGAGGAGCCTGCGCAGGCGCAGTTCGCGTGGATCGGCCAGGGCGATGCATGCCCGCCGCTCGATGCATTCGCGCAGGGCAGCGACGCCTATCCCGACCAGTCGGCCACCTGCGTGATCGATGTGATGGAGGTGTCCGCACCGGCCGAAGGAAACCTGCCGCGCTGGACGCTGCGCGGCCCCGGCATCCAGGACCGCACCGTGCTCGCCGTCGAGGGCCTGGCACCGGCCTTCGCCGCCCAATGGTCCGCGAACCACGCGCTGTTTCCGCGCGGCGTGGACGTGTTCCTGGCCGCGCCGCGCCGCATCGCGGGGCTGCCGCGCACCACCCGCATCGAACAGGAGGCTTGA
- the phnF gene encoding phosphonate metabolism transcriptional regulator PhnF — MTSTMTTPASALAPRPAATTTERTARDSFWIRIAADLAEAIARGVYLPGQRLPSEHALAEQFGVNRHTIRRSLANLCSQGLLRVTQGSGTYVEEFAVDLALVKRPRFQRSMALAGLRGALRVTGASTVRATAAQARSLAVPARSSLLCLQVIGEAEGQPLHCSERFFPLPRFAGLEAVVRETGSITAGFEAHGVADYTRHHSRITAQMPEAAIAAQLHQPVSRPVLFVESVNVDTAGVPIEYARAWFPGDRTSLTVAHDD; from the coding sequence ATGACAAGCACGATGACGACCCCTGCCTCCGCGCTGGCTCCGCGCCCCGCCGCCACCACCACCGAACGCACCGCACGCGACAGCTTCTGGATCCGCATTGCAGCCGACCTGGCCGAGGCCATTGCGCGCGGCGTGTATTTGCCGGGCCAGCGCCTGCCCTCCGAGCACGCGCTGGCCGAGCAGTTCGGCGTGAACCGCCACACCATCCGGCGTTCGCTCGCCAACCTTTGCAGCCAGGGGCTGCTGCGCGTGACGCAGGGCAGCGGCACCTACGTGGAAGAGTTCGCGGTCGACCTCGCCCTGGTCAAGCGCCCGCGCTTCCAGCGCAGCATGGCGCTGGCAGGTTTGCGCGGCGCGCTGCGCGTGACCGGCGCGAGCACCGTGCGCGCCACCGCGGCGCAGGCGCGCTCGCTCGCGGTGCCGGCGCGCAGCTCGCTGCTCTGCCTGCAGGTGATCGGCGAAGCCGAGGGCCAGCCGCTGCATTGCAGCGAACGCTTCTTTCCCCTGCCGCGCTTCGCGGGACTGGAGGCCGTGGTGCGCGAGACCGGCTCCATCACCGCCGGCTTCGAGGCCCATGGCGTGGCCGACTACACGCGCCATCACAGCCGCATCACGGCACAGATGCCCGAGGCCGCGATTGCCGCGCAGTTGCATCAGCCGGTCAGCCGGCCGGTGCTGTTCGTGGAGAGCGTGAACGTCGACACCGCAGGCGTGCCGATCGAATACGCCAGGGCCTGGTTCCCGGGCGACCGCACCTCGCTGACGGTGGCGCACGATGACTGA
- a CDS encoding putative bifunctional diguanylate cyclase/phosphodiesterase, which produces MSKPQNRRILLADDTPAIHEDFRKILLPAAADANLDDLESALFGTSARKSEADFVLDSAYQGQEALAKLREALAAEAPYAMAFIDMRMPPGWDGVETIEQLWLEDPRLQIVICTAYADQSWVEVFERLDARDRLLVLKKPFDPIEVRQLASALTMKWQMTEDAAFKMNQLEQAVEERTRELSDANIIVQNSPTILYRLRGEPAFPLIYISHNITKFGHEPAALLANPNWADVLIDPADQPGVAAAMARVLEKDAEGASIEYRLCTGDGARRWVENRYVPVRDKDGRLIEVEGIVIDVTERKAAEEQLARLARTDGLTGLANRATLVERLHQAHAAARRGSVPFALHCLDLDHFKPVNDMFGHPGGDLLLREVALRLKNCTRETDVVARLGGDEFAVLQSEMTDPAAAGALAEKIQQALARPYMINGNQVHASASIGICPYASSSESPEEMLAQADVALYRSKEQGRNQYHFHSEELDFEVRDRVALGEDLKQAIEREELELYYQPQVELSSGKIVGVEALLRWNHPRRGLLDAAAFVPIAERTGGIVALGRWVLDQACRQLSVWREQGVAPPVVAINLSLGQLRQGGELIRDVTESLAKWQLDPSVLEFDVTESTLAQMTWTHNDVLPRLRALGVRIAIDDFGTEYSSFEYLRTYRVNHLKIAQSMLKRAIDDPDSAATVRAIMNLAREARIGIIVEGLETQTQLAFLQSTGSTTLAQGYYFSEAVMATEAGDLLRSGTMEQSERSKGGDHGAAA; this is translated from the coding sequence ATGAGCAAACCGCAGAACCGCCGCATCCTGCTGGCGGACGACACGCCGGCCATCCACGAGGACTTCCGCAAGATCCTTCTCCCCGCGGCCGCGGATGCGAACCTGGACGACCTGGAGTCCGCGCTGTTCGGCACCTCGGCCAGGAAAAGCGAAGCGGACTTCGTGCTGGACAGCGCCTACCAGGGACAGGAGGCGCTCGCGAAGCTGCGCGAGGCATTGGCGGCCGAGGCGCCCTACGCCATGGCGTTCATCGACATGCGCATGCCCCCGGGGTGGGACGGCGTCGAGACCATCGAGCAGCTGTGGCTCGAAGACCCGCGCCTGCAGATCGTGATCTGCACGGCCTACGCGGACCAGTCGTGGGTCGAGGTGTTCGAGCGGCTGGACGCGCGCGACCGCCTGCTGGTGCTCAAGAAGCCCTTCGATCCGATCGAGGTGCGCCAGCTGGCCAGCGCGCTCACCATGAAGTGGCAGATGACGGAGGACGCCGCCTTCAAGATGAACCAGCTCGAGCAGGCCGTGGAGGAACGCACGCGCGAGCTGTCGGACGCCAACATCATCGTGCAGAACAGCCCGACCATCCTCTACCGCCTGCGCGGCGAGCCGGCGTTCCCGCTGATCTACATCTCGCACAACATCACCAAGTTCGGCCACGAACCGGCGGCCCTGCTGGCCAACCCGAACTGGGCGGACGTGCTGATCGACCCGGCCGACCAGCCCGGCGTCGCCGCCGCGATGGCGCGCGTGCTCGAAAAGGACGCCGAAGGCGCCTCCATCGAATACCGCCTGTGCACCGGCGACGGCGCGCGGCGCTGGGTCGAGAACCGCTACGTTCCGGTGCGCGACAAGGACGGCCGGCTCATCGAGGTCGAGGGCATCGTCATCGACGTCACCGAGCGCAAGGCGGCGGAGGAGCAACTCGCAAGGCTGGCGCGCACCGACGGGCTCACGGGCCTGGCCAACCGCGCCACCCTGGTCGAGCGCCTGCACCAGGCCCACGCCGCGGCACGGCGCGGCTCGGTGCCGTTCGCGCTCCATTGCCTCGACCTGGACCACTTCAAGCCGGTCAACGACATGTTCGGCCATCCGGGCGGCGACCTGCTGCTGCGCGAGGTGGCCCTGCGGCTGAAGAACTGCACCCGCGAGACCGACGTGGTGGCGCGGCTGGGCGGCGACGAGTTCGCCGTGCTGCAAAGCGAGATGACCGATCCGGCCGCCGCGGGCGCGCTGGCCGAGAAGATCCAGCAGGCGCTCGCGCGCCCGTACATGATCAACGGCAACCAGGTGCATGCCTCGGCCAGCATCGGCATCTGCCCCTATGCATCCAGCAGCGAGAGCCCGGAGGAAATGCTTGCGCAGGCCGACGTGGCGCTCTACCGCTCGAAGGAACAGGGGCGCAACCAGTACCACTTCCACTCCGAGGAACTCGACTTCGAAGTGCGCGACCGCGTGGCGCTCGGCGAGGACCTGAAGCAGGCCATCGAACGCGAGGAGCTGGAGCTCTACTACCAGCCGCAGGTCGAGCTGTCCTCCGGAAAGATCGTGGGCGTGGAGGCGCTGCTGCGCTGGAACCATCCCAGGCGCGGCCTGCTCGACGCGGCCGCGTTCGTGCCGATCGCCGAGCGCACCGGCGGCATCGTCGCGCTCGGCCGCTGGGTGCTGGACCAGGCCTGCAGGCAACTGAGCGTGTGGCGCGAACAGGGCGTGGCACCGCCCGTCGTGGCCATCAACCTGTCGCTCGGGCAGCTCAGGCAAGGCGGCGAGCTGATCCGCGACGTGACCGAGAGCCTCGCGAAGTGGCAGCTCGATCCCTCCGTGCTGGAGTTCGACGTCACGGAGTCGACGCTGGCCCAGATGACATGGACCCACAACGACGTGCTGCCCAGGCTGCGGGCGCTCGGCGTGCGCATTGCGATCGACGACTTCGGCACCGAATATTCCTCGTTCGAATACCTGCGGACCTACCGCGTGAACCACCTGAAGATCGCGCAGTCGATGCTCAAGCGGGCCATCGACGATCCGGACAGCGCGGCCACGGTTCGCGCCATCATGAATCTCGCGCGCGAAGCGCGCATCGGCATCATCGTCGAGGGACTGGAGACGCAGACGCAGCTCGCCTTTCTTCAATCGACCGGCTCCACCACGCTGGCGCAGGGCTACTACTTCAGCGAGGCCGTGATGGCCACCGAGGCCGGCGACCTGCTGCGCTCGGGCACCATGGAGCAGAGCGAGCGCAGCAAGGGCGGGGACCACGGGGCCGCCGCATGA